One window of the Conexibacter sp. SYSU D00693 genome contains the following:
- a CDS encoding NAD(P)/FAD-dependent oxidoreductase, whose translation MKVAIVGAGFSGIGTAIALEEEGVHEYVVLERSDGIGGVWHHNTYPGAACDVPSYLYSYSYEQRRDWTQPCSPQEEILRYIDDTARKHRVLDKVRFGCEVVDARWDDTQLRWTLTVEGGERVEADALVVACGQLSRPRWPSIPGRDTFEGHEFHSAEWDHDHDLRGKRVAVVGTGASAVQFVPPVAEEAAHLDVYQRTAPYMLPRRNPRYPKLVRSLIANVPGLQSARRLGMEAFMELCILALTKAPPLRRMLWAWSAAFMRLQVRDPELRRKTWPDYPIGCKRILFSSYYLPALGRPDVELVTDRIARITPRGVLTEDGVEREVDTIIWGTGFDADAFVLPMHVHGVEGRELQEVWDAGGGPHAHLGLTVAGFPNMFLMYGPNTNLGVGSIIVMIEAQVRYVMSALRRLRATGATALDLRPEVLRTSDVEVQDRLKDTVWTQCRSWYRQDGTGRIVNNWPGFMAEYVKATRELDPVQYQELRLHSEALKKDLVRAP comes from the coding sequence GTGAAGGTCGCGATCGTCGGGGCCGGCTTCAGCGGGATCGGGACCGCCATCGCCCTCGAGGAGGAGGGCGTCCACGAGTACGTCGTGCTCGAGCGCTCGGACGGCATCGGCGGCGTCTGGCACCACAACACCTACCCGGGTGCCGCGTGCGACGTCCCGTCCTACCTCTACTCGTACTCCTACGAGCAGCGGCGAGACTGGACCCAGCCGTGCTCCCCGCAGGAGGAGATCCTGCGCTACATCGACGACACCGCGCGCAAGCACCGCGTCCTGGACAAGGTGCGCTTCGGCTGCGAGGTCGTCGACGCGCGGTGGGACGACACGCAGCTGCGCTGGACGCTCACCGTCGAGGGGGGTGAGCGCGTGGAGGCCGACGCGCTGGTCGTCGCCTGCGGGCAGCTGAGCCGGCCGCGGTGGCCGTCGATCCCCGGTCGCGACACCTTCGAGGGCCACGAGTTCCACTCGGCCGAGTGGGACCACGACCACGACCTGCGCGGCAAGCGCGTCGCGGTGGTCGGCACGGGGGCCAGCGCGGTGCAGTTCGTGCCGCCGGTCGCCGAGGAGGCCGCGCACCTCGACGTCTACCAGCGCACGGCGCCGTACATGCTGCCGCGGCGCAACCCGCGCTACCCGAAGCTCGTGCGGTCGCTCATCGCGAACGTGCCCGGCCTGCAGTCCGCGCGCCGCCTGGGCATGGAGGCGTTCATGGAGCTCTGCATCCTCGCGCTGACCAAGGCGCCGCCGCTGCGCCGGATGCTGTGGGCGTGGTCGGCCGCGTTCATGCGCCTCCAGGTCCGCGACCCGGAGCTGCGCCGCAAGACGTGGCCGGACTACCCCATCGGCTGCAAGCGGATCCTGTTCTCGTCGTACTACCTGCCGGCGCTCGGGCGGCCGGACGTCGAACTCGTGACCGACCGCATCGCGCGGATCACGCCGCGCGGCGTGCTGACCGAGGACGGCGTCGAGCGGGAGGTCGACACGATCATCTGGGGCACGGGCTTCGACGCCGACGCGTTCGTCCTGCCGATGCACGTCCACGGCGTCGAGGGCCGCGAGCTCCAGGAGGTCTGGGACGCGGGCGGCGGGCCGCACGCGCATCTGGGCCTGACGGTCGCGGGCTTCCCGAACATGTTCCTCATGTACGGGCCCAACACGAACCTCGGCGTCGGGTCGATCATCGTGATGATCGAGGCGCAGGTCCGGTACGTCATGAGCGCCCTGCGGCGGCTGCGGGCGACCGGCGCGACGGCGCTCGACCTGCGCCCGGAGGTCCTGCGGACGTCGGACGTCGAGGTCCAGGACCGTCTCAAGGACACCGTCTGGACCCAGTGCAGGAGCTGGTACCGCCAGGACGGGACGGGTCGCATCGTCAACAACTGGCC
- a CDS encoding GMC family oxidoreductase → MSSADYVIVGAGSAGCVLANRLSADPGNRVVLLEAGGKDSHPNIKIPAAFANQFETKLDWNFATEPEPHVDGRSLYIPRGKSLGGCSSMNAMLYVRGRPLDYALWEAEGAEGWGWDDVLPYFLRSEGNVRGASEFHGAHGELFVSEQRSPRQINRRFIESSVAAGIPQVPDYNGPEQDGVSMFQVTQRNGRRWSTADAFLKPVMHRDNLQVITNATVLGVELSGDRATGVRYRDKRGREQVVHATAEVILSAGAIGSPQILMLSGIGPADHLGEVGIQVRHELDGVGQNLQDHPFLTCLFEVSDEQTLYGADKPKNLAEWALRRTGPLSSTVAEVCAFVRTRPGLPAADIQYHMGAAYFEDHGRETFDGHAVVIAPVLVSPKARGRVWLRSSDPTAKPRILTNSLSEPEDLASMVAGVELAREIASQSPLKDVVVREIKPGPDATTREDLEADIRRRLMLIYHPVGTCKMGSGDEAVVDAQLRVKGVDGLRVADASVMPVITGGNTNAPTIMIAEKAADLVLGKEAPGRVAAAMAGAPS, encoded by the coding sequence ATGTCAAGCGCGGACTACGTGATCGTCGGTGCCGGCTCCGCCGGCTGCGTCCTGGCCAACCGCCTCAGCGCCGACCCGGGCAACCGCGTCGTCCTCCTGGAGGCCGGCGGCAAGGACTCCCACCCGAACATCAAGATCCCGGCCGCGTTCGCCAACCAGTTCGAGACGAAGCTCGACTGGAACTTCGCGACCGAGCCCGAGCCGCACGTCGACGGGCGCTCGCTCTACATCCCGCGGGGCAAGAGCCTGGGCGGCTGCAGCTCGATGAACGCGATGCTCTACGTCCGCGGCCGGCCGCTGGACTACGCGCTCTGGGAGGCCGAGGGCGCCGAGGGATGGGGCTGGGACGACGTCCTGCCGTACTTCCTGCGCTCCGAGGGCAACGTGCGCGGCGCCAGCGAGTTCCACGGCGCCCACGGCGAGCTCTTCGTCTCCGAGCAGCGCTCGCCGCGTCAGATCAACCGGCGCTTCATCGAGTCGAGCGTCGCCGCCGGCATCCCGCAGGTCCCCGACTACAACGGGCCCGAGCAGGACGGCGTCTCGATGTTCCAGGTCACCCAGCGCAACGGCCGGCGGTGGTCGACGGCCGACGCGTTCCTCAAGCCCGTCATGCACCGCGACAACCTCCAGGTGATCACCAACGCGACCGTCCTCGGCGTCGAGCTCTCCGGGGACCGCGCGACCGGCGTGCGCTACCGCGACAAGCGCGGGCGCGAGCAGGTCGTCCACGCCACCGCGGAGGTCATCCTCTCGGCGGGCGCCATCGGCTCGCCGCAGATCCTCATGCTGTCGGGCATCGGGCCGGCCGACCACCTCGGCGAGGTCGGCATCCAGGTCCGCCACGAGCTCGACGGCGTCGGCCAGAACCTGCAGGACCACCCGTTCCTGACCTGCCTCTTCGAGGTGTCCGACGAGCAGACGCTCTACGGCGCCGACAAGCCGAAGAACCTCGCGGAGTGGGCGCTGCGCCGCACCGGCCCGCTCTCGTCCACGGTGGCCGAGGTCTGCGCGTTCGTGCGCACCCGCCCGGGCCTCCCGGCCGCGGACATCCAGTACCACATGGGCGCCGCGTACTTCGAGGACCACGGCCGCGAGACGTTCGACGGCCACGCCGTCGTCATCGCGCCGGTGCTCGTCAGCCCGAAGGCGCGCGGGCGCGTCTGGCTGCGCTCGAGCGACCCGACGGCCAAGCCGCGGATCCTCACGAACTCGCTGTCGGAGCCGGAGGACCTGGCGTCGATGGTCGCGGGCGTCGAGCTGGCGCGCGAGATCGCGTCGCAGAGCCCGCTCAAGGACGTCGTCGTGCGCGAGATCAAGCCGGGCCCGGACGCGACGACGCGCGAGGACCTCGAGGCCGACATCCGCCGCCGCCTCATGCTCATCTACCACCCGGTGGGCACCTGCAAGATGGGCTCGGGCGACGAGGCCGTGGTCGACGCGCAGCTGCGCGTCAAGGGCGTCGACGGCCTGCGCGTCGCCGACGCCTCGGTCATGCCGGTCATCACCGGCGGCAACACGAACGCGCCGACGATCATGATCGCCGAGAAGGCCGCCGACCTCGTGCTCGGCAAGGAGGCCCCGGGGCGTGTGGCCGCGGCCATGGCCGGGGCCCCTTCGTGA